TTACACCATAAAGGGCCATTTTTGCTTGGTCTAGCTTGATAAGCAGTTCGGGTTGACCAAGATTATACAAAATACCCAGGTCTTCAACACCTTTAATCCCCTTCATGATCTGATAGATCTTCTTTTCTTTTTCTTCGGTAACCTTAAGATCTTGTCCAAAAGTTTTGATTACAATTGAACCCTTTACGCCCGAAACCTCTTCGGCAACATTATCTGATATAGGCTGCGAAAAATTCAAATCTATCCCTGGAAAAATTTTGAGCCGCTCACTCATCATCCCAATGAGCTCGTCTTTACTGATTTTCCTTGCCCATTCGTTCTTTGGAAACAGATCTACCAAAAATTCCTGATTGTAGAATCCTGTTGGGTCACTCCCTCCATCTGGCCTACCCGTCTGGGAAATAACCTGCTTAACCTCGGGGAATGCTAAAAAAATCCTTCTCATCTGATCGGATAATTTGACCGATTCAGTTAAAGAAGTGCTCAGGGGCCCTGTTGCCCTCACATAGATCGAACCCTCATTTAGTTGCGGCAAAAACTCTGAGCCTACAAACTTGAAACAGACCAGGCCAGTAACCATGAATGCCAGAGCAGTAAAAAAACTTGTCCGTTTGTTCCTGAAACAAGTATCAAATGCAGAAATACAATTACGGCTAAGCCAAACGATAAACAAATTGTCTTTTTCGCGTACATTTTTTTTTAATAAGAAACTTGCCAATACCGGTACCACTGTAAAAGTAAGCAGCAAGGCCCCAAGTAAAGCAAAGCCTAAGGTCCAGGCCAACGGAGAAAACATTTTTCCCTCTACCTTCTGAAAGCTGAAGATGGGCAGCAATCCGGCAATGATGATCATTTTGGCAAAGAAAATCCCTTTACCATTTACCAGGCATGCTTTTTTGATCAGGCTAAATTTGCTTAACTTATTAAATTTATCCATCCCCATTTCTTTTGCCTTATGATCGAGAATCACAAAAATCCCCTCCATCATTACAACAGCCCCATCAATGATGATCCCGAAATCTATTGCGCCCATAGAAAGCAGGTTTGCAGGCATTCCTTTCAATTTCAGACAGATAAAAGCAAAAAGAAGGGCCAATGGAATAACTACCGATACAATTACCGTAGTTCTCCAATCGGCCATGAACAAGAATACTACCAGCGTAACCAGCACAATACCCTCCATCATATTGTGAAGGACAGTATTTGTGGCATAACTGATCAATACTTCCCGGTCGTAGAAAGTTTTAACCTTCACATCATCAGGTAAGAGGTCTTGATTAAGTTTGTTGATCACAACCTTTAGCTTCTCAATTACCTCACTAGGGTTTTCTCCTTTACGCATCTGCACTATTCCTTCAACGGCATCAGGGTCTGTATCCCTTCCTACCTGGCCAAGCCTTGGCAACGAAGATTCGGTTACTTCACCAATATTTTTCACATACACGGGAAGCCCCTTAATATGAGTAATAATGATATTTTTGATTTCATCGATATTATTCAGGAGCCCGATACCCCTTACCACAAATGCCTGCCCGTTCTGCTCAATCACATCACCCCCCACGTTTACATTGCTTTTGGAAACCGCTGAGAATATTTCTACCGGCGTTACCCCAAATTCAAGGGCCTTCTTAGGATCAACCGTAATTTGATAGGTTTTTGTTTCTCCACCAAAACTGGTTACATCAGCAACCCCTGGAACTGCCCTGATTTCTTTTTCCACTACCCACTGTTGAATAGTTTTCAGTTCTTTTATTGATTTTTTATTGCTGGTTAGGGTAAATCTAAAAATTTCGCCCGTTGGTCCGTATGGCGGTTGTATAACAGGGCTTACCCCATCGGGCAGGCTGGCCATGCCAATAAGATTATTCGCCTGCAGCCTGGCAAACGCATAATCTACCCCATCAATAAAACTGATTTTAATTACCGATAGCCCAAATAGAGATGACGACCTGATGGTCATTTTTTTCTCAGCAGGGTTCATTGCAATTTCTATTGGCCTGGTAATAAACTTTTCAACCTCTTCGGCACTTCTGCCAGGCCATTGGGTAATAATGGTAACGGTGGTATTGGTTACGTCTGGAAATGCATCTATGGGTGTATTTTTAAAACTGATATAGCCCGCAACCGTTAAAATGAACGTGAGCAAAAAAATGAAAAACCTATTTTTCAGGGAAAAAGCGAGGACAGATTTGATGAATTTATTCACAAGATTGATTATAATAAAAGTCTAACTTAGTTTTTAAGGGATTGGTAGAGGTAAACTTGCCTCGAAGCGATCACGCGATCGCCCTCATTAAGGCCTTTGTTAATAAAAACGATATCCTCCATCCGCTTGGCCAGCTCCACCTCCTGGATGCGCACATGCGCTTTTTTATCCAACACCAAAACATAGTTTCTGTCTTTATCGAAAACCAGGCAGCGGCTATTCACAAAAGGCAGCTGATCGCCTGAATGGCCTGTTACATTTACATTCGCAAACATCCCAGGCTTGAGCGCAAAATCTGCATTTTTGATCTTCACCCTTGCACGCATTACCCGGTTATCCTGGTCAAGAATGTCGTATATCTTATCTATTTTACCCTCAAAAACTTTGTCAGGATAAGAAATGGTAGAAATGCTCACCAGATCACCAGTCTTAATTTTAGAAACATCAGACTCATAAATATTTAAAATGGCCCAAACTGTAGAAAGATCTGCCACTGTAAACAGGTTTTGTCCATTATCTGTCCGTACCTGCATGTTGGTGGTCACATTTTTTTCAATCACAAATCCGGAGATTGGTGCCCTTAACTCGTATGCCAATTTTGAATTGCCTTTATTAATGCCCATCACCACCTTACTCCTCTGGGTTTCGGCTTTTGCTTTTAGATAGTCGCCTTTGGCCGCTTCGAGATCCTTTTGAGAGGTAAGACCACTTTTATAGAGATCTTGTGCAACTTCCAATGCCCGGCGGCTATTTCTTAATTCGGTTTGGGATGCAACAGCATCTTTAGCAAAACCTGCCATTTCAGGGCTTTTCAGTGTGGTGAGCAATTGCCCCTGTTTAACGGCATCACCTTGCTGAATGGCAACATTTCCTGCTATTCCACTAACCAGGGGAAAAATTTTGATCATTTTACTTTCATCTGCCTGTATTTTACCACTTAAGGTAATTAAAGAACTCTGGGGAGCAATTTTAACGGTATCTACCAAAAGCTGCTTGATCAGTTCGTTTGTAACGGCGAATTTTTCTTTTTTTCCATTGGTTTTCCCAGATATGCGAGTGCAGCCCGAAGAGTACATAAAAAGGCAAGCGCACATGCCCGTAATTAGATATCTATTTAAAAATTGATTGTTCATGATAAGTGTTTAAGGGTTAAAGAATTGGCTTGCGGTTAAGAAATTGATTTTTTCCAAAGCGGTTATCCTTTGAAGCTGAAGATTATTCATTTGGATAACATTGGCTTTAAAAGAGGTATATAGATCTAAAAATTCGACAAGGCTAATGTTGCGTTTCTCATAATTTTTATATACCTCATTAATGAGTTGCTGATAATTATTTCTAAATTTCGGGTCGAATGTTTGATACACTTTTTCGAGTTTGACCGCATCTTCATAACCTGCTGTCAGTTCGTTTTGAACAGTGTTCTGCTGATCTTGTAATAAAACTTTGCTCTGATCTAACATTACCTTGGCTAGCCTGATATTGCCCTGGTTCCTATTGAAGATCGGCAATGGAATGGAGATACCTCCTGAAACATATTGAAGACCATATCCGGCTTTTTTATCATAATTCAGTGAAAGGGTGATATCAGGATATGCCATAGCCTTTTGAAGCTTCAGGTTGGCCATATTGTAATTGATATTGGACTTTGCTATTTTTAAATCCTGCCTGTTTAAAAGTGCCGAATCCAACAAAGTCTGGAAAGGCATTTTGCTAATATCTATGCCATTGCCTATCCCACCACCTAAGTCTGGCTTAACCACAAGTTTTCCATCTGCACCGATAAGCTGACTCAGTTCTGCCTGGAGTGCATGCGTTTGGGTGATCAGACCAGCCTGTTCACTCTGGATAGAATATACCAAAGACTGTATACGGAGTACTTCTTTCTGAGAAATATTACCCTTTTGGTTCAGTAACTGGAAAGCCTGAAGTGTTTTTTGCAAAGATGTGATCTCCTGTTGGTATAAATTGATCGACTGCTGCAAATAATAAAGGTTGTAAAAATTACTCCTTAAACTGAACTTTAACGTTCTTACCAGGTCAAAAAACTCATACCTGGCATTTTCTGAATTTACCTTGGCCAGCTGCAGGGCTTTATTCCGCTTTCCGGCGGTGAGGATAAGTTGGGAGATTCCATAAGTCTGCTGACTAAACACATTGGTATCACGACTTTTCGTGTACAGCCCCTGACCGAATGCGAACACCGGATTGGGGAATAGTTTTGAAGTTAACATTTCTGCATTGGCCCGGTCGATATTATAATGCTGGGCAATCAGTTTAAGGTTATTGCTTAAAAATTTGGCCTCTATTTGGGGAAGGGATAAACTTATGGTGTCCCTATTCTGGGCATGTAGCCTGAAGCTTGATAGACAAATCAAACAAACCGCTAAAAACTGGCTTAAGTAGATCTTTTGGAAACGAAGTATACGCATTGAATAAGTTTGGATATTTTGAATTTGACTCTAAGACACCAGGTTTGAAAAATAGTCCTAACATGGTTATCCAATAAAAAATTCAGATCAAAGCGGATACTAGCTGCAGTCGGAAGATTATACCTGGTAATAAAAAAAACATCAATACAACCTTACCAGGTGCCTTTATCGTGATTTTGATACTGGGAAGGCTTTTTTAAAAAACCATTAGGACTTTATATTGAAACTGCGGTCTTAGAGAAAAGTCCTCAGGAAAAAAGAAAATGGACTGTATTACACAACATTAAATTCAACATGAAAACACCAATTAAAATCAACCATATTGCTGCCATCGGGATGATATGCCTGACAGTAATTTCAACAAGTGCCTGTAAGAAAACTACGTTGCAAAAACCTAATTCATCACGTTCCAAGGAAGTCACCTACCGGGTAAGCTCGGTAATGGATGCCAGTATGACCAAAAGCGGTTCGAAGGCTTCGGGAGATCTATCAGGCGCATACGCTGCCAACAGCAAAAAACTGGTATTTGTACTGAACTTTAAAGAGATCGATCCTACTTTGATCGAATTCAGAAATGAAAAAAATGCCGTGGTAGGTACCATCAAAAAGCCAAAGGCAAATTATGTTTCCCCTGTTAAAGGCGAGGTAATTTTAGGCACTGTAGACCCGGTGAGTTTAATGGGTCAAAAAATCTCTGTACACCTTATTTCCACCCAATTTCCCAAGGGCGAAATAAGTGGCCACCTATCAGTAAAAAACAGTAATTAATTCATATAAACAATAAATTAAAAACACCATGAAAATTAAATCAATTTTAAAAAGCAGCATGTTTGCCTTAGTGGCAGCAACTTTGTTAACTTCAACAGTTAGTGCACAAACTAAACCATCTCACAAACCATCAAAAAAGGATACGGCCAAAAAGGAACTTGCGGCAAAAGCTCCTAAAAAAGAGGAGAAAAAAGATCCGGCAGTCGGCAGCAGGCCGGTAATACAGCCTAAACCGGCAAAGAAAAATTAATTTACCAGAGGTGCCAAAACAGATTTGGCACCTCTTTTTTTCTTTATTCATCGAATGTTGTGCGCTGTACTGTAATTGCACATCTAAATTGTCACGCGGAGAGCCTAGCCTGTACTGAGCTTGAAAGTATTACCCCCTTTAAGACGGTACCGCTATCGGCATTTTGGCGCTCAAAAAACTTTTTGAAAAAAACATTAGGACTTTGGACAAAAAAAGTGGTCTTAAAGATAAGTCCACAGAAAAAAAGAAAATGGACTGTATTACACACTATTTAGTTTAACATGAAAATACAAATTAGATTCAATCATATTGCTGCCATCGGGATGATATGCCTGACAATAATTTCAATGAGTGCCTGCAAGAAAAGTATGCAACAAAAATCTGATTCATCTCGATCACAGCAAGCCACCTACCGGTTAAGTTCGATTATCGATGCCAGTACAACCAAAACCGGTTCAAAAGCTTCAGGAAACCTATCGGGGCTATACTCTACCACCAGCAGAAAATTGATCTTTGCCCTCAAATTTAAAGAGATTGAGCCCACTTTGATCGAATTCAGAAATGAAAAAAATGCTGTGGTAGGCACCATCAAAAAAGCAAAGTATGTTTCCCCGGTTAAAGGTGTGCTAATTTTAGGCGCTGCAGACCAAGCGAGTTTAACAGACCAAAAAATCTCTGTACACCTTATTTCCACCCAGTTTCCCAACGGCGAAATAAGTGGCCCCCTATCAGTAAAAAACAGTAATTAATTAATATAAACGATAAATTAAAACACCATGAAAATGAAATCAATTTTGAAAAATAGCATGTTTACCTTGGTGGTAGCAGCTTTGTTAACTTCAACAGTTAGTGCACAGACAAAACCATCTCAAAAACCATCAAAAAAGGATACAGCCAAAAAAGAACTTGCGGCAAAAGCTCCTAAAAAAGAGGAGAAAAAAGATCCGGCAGTAGGCAGCAGGCCAGTAATGCAGCCAAAACCTGCAAAGAAAAATTAATTTGCTTAGGGTGCCAAAATAAGTTTGGCACCCGTTTTTGCTTTTATCCATCAAAATGAAACCATTCGATCTTATTGAGTGGTTTTTGTTTATTACTACAGGCCATATATTACGTTCTTACAGATTGAAGTTTCCAAAGGCAGCGACTTAGTTATTGATACCAATCCATACAGATTGCTGGAATGGGAATTACCTTTCTTAAGCAGCAATAAAATATTGCAACACATCAAGTTTAAACCAGATTTGCCTTCATTCTACGTGAGATATAGATTTATATAAAATCAGACATGATACCATCCAATTCTCTTGAAAAACCTTTCTACCTGCAGAAAAGATTCGTCCTTCTGTTATGGGTATTAGTTACCATGATATTTGTTATCGATTCATGGATAACCAACAGGCTTAACAATTACCTGATTTTTGAGAACACCATCAGAAACCTTTTGGAAAGAAAGCCGCTTTATGCCTTTTATCCGCATTTCCATGAAGATGCAAATCATTACGGACCTGCTTTTAGCCTCATCATTGCGCCTTTTGCGCTGTTACCCAACTATCTTGGTCTGCTTTGCTGGAACCTGTTTAATTGTATGGTACTCTTTGGGGCGATACAAACGCTGCCAGTAAGCAAAGACCATCGGCAGGCTATTGGCCTAATTGCTATTCCCT
The nucleotide sequence above comes from Pedobacter riviphilus. Encoded proteins:
- a CDS encoding efflux RND transporter permease subunit, yielding MNKFIKSVLAFSLKNRFFIFLLTFILTVAGYISFKNTPIDAFPDVTNTTVTIITQWPGRSAEEVEKFITRPIEIAMNPAEKKMTIRSSSLFGLSVIKISFIDGVDYAFARLQANNLIGMASLPDGVSPVIQPPYGPTGEIFRFTLTSNKKSIKELKTIQQWVVEKEIRAVPGVADVTSFGGETKTYQITVDPKKALEFGVTPVEIFSAVSKSNVNVGGDVIEQNGQAFVVRGIGLLNNIDEIKNIIITHIKGLPVYVKNIGEVTESSLPRLGQVGRDTDPDAVEGIVQMRKGENPSEVIEKLKVVINKLNQDLLPDDVKVKTFYDREVLISYATNTVLHNMMEGIVLVTLVVFLFMADWRTTVIVSVVIPLALLFAFICLKLKGMPANLLSMGAIDFGIIIDGAVVMMEGIFVILDHKAKEMGMDKFNKLSKFSLIKKACLVNGKGIFFAKMIIIAGLLPIFSFQKVEGKMFSPLAWTLGFALLGALLLTFTVVPVLASFLLKKNVREKDNLFIVWLSRNCISAFDTCFRNKRTSFFTALAFMVTGLVCFKFVGSEFLPQLNEGSIYVRATGPLSTSLTESVKLSDQMRRIFLAFPEVKQVISQTGRPDGGSDPTGFYNQEFLVDLFPKNEWARKISKDELIGMMSERLKIFPGIDLNFSQPISDNVAEEVSGVKGSIVIKTFGQDLKVTEEKEKKIYQIMKGIKGVEDLGILYNLGQPELLIKLDQAKMALYGVTTADANAVIQMAIGGQSATQIYEGERKFDLRIRYPESFRNNGDAIGDLRVPTLAGTKIPLKEIASIEKKIGPSIIYRDNGMRYGAIKFSIRGRDMGSTIAEAQKKINENVKLDKGFFLEWAGDFENQQRATARLQLVVPICLLAIFLILFVLFGSIKDSLLVLNNVPFAITGGILALLITHVNFSISAGIGFIALFGICIQNGVILLTKFKSNMEELKSNPDATFTDALRNAMGSRIRSVIMTAMMAAIGLLPAAVSSGIGSEASKPLAIVVIGGLVTDTVFNLFVFPIVFFWSYKRQVLNRKQSIS
- a CDS encoding efflux RND transporter periplasmic adaptor subunit, which encodes MNNQFLNRYLITGMCACLFMYSSGCTRISGKTNGKKEKFAVTNELIKQLLVDTVKIAPQSSLITLSGKIQADESKMIKIFPLVSGIAGNVAIQQGDAVKQGQLLTTLKSPEMAGFAKDAVASQTELRNSRRALEVAQDLYKSGLTSQKDLEAAKGDYLKAKAETQRSKVVMGINKGNSKLAYELRAPISGFVIEKNVTTNMQVRTDNGQNLFTVADLSTVWAILNIYESDVSKIKTGDLVSISTISYPDKVFEGKIDKIYDILDQDNRVMRARVKIKNADFALKPGMFANVNVTGHSGDQLPFVNSRCLVFDKDRNYVLVLDKKAHVRIQEVELAKRMEDIVFINKGLNEGDRVIASRQVYLYQSLKN
- a CDS encoding TolC family protein, with product MRILRFQKIYLSQFLAVCLICLSSFRLHAQNRDTISLSLPQIEAKFLSNNLKLIAQHYNIDRANAEMLTSKLFPNPVFAFGQGLYTKSRDTNVFSQQTYGISQLILTAGKRNKALQLAKVNSENARYEFFDLVRTLKFSLRSNFYNLYYLQQSINLYQQEITSLQKTLQAFQLLNQKGNISQKEVLRIQSLVYSIQSEQAGLITQTHALQAELSQLIGADGKLVVKPDLGGGIGNGIDISKMPFQTLLDSALLNRQDLKIAKSNINYNMANLKLQKAMAYPDITLSLNYDKKAGYGLQYVSGGISIPLPIFNRNQGNIRLAKVMLDQSKVLLQDQQNTVQNELTAGYEDAVKLEKVYQTFDPKFRNNYQQLINEVYKNYEKRNISLVEFLDLYTSFKANVIQMNNLQLQRITALEKINFLTASQFFNP